In the Deinococcus yavapaiensis KR-236 genome, one interval contains:
- the ruvX gene encoding Holliday junction resolvase RuvX — protein MSEDLATFLALDLSKNRVGFAANVGRLAFGRGSLERKQHARDMNAVLRKIKEVGATAVVLGLPLRTDGKPSPTADRVKSFGLELARRGVTVHYQDERFTTRRARESGATDLDEAAAVQILELFLLGLSAPHSPSLEAREGV, from the coding sequence GTGTCCGAAGATCTCGCGACGTTCCTCGCCCTCGACCTTTCCAAGAACCGCGTCGGCTTCGCCGCGAACGTCGGTCGTCTCGCCTTCGGGCGCGGCAGTTTGGAGCGCAAGCAGCACGCGCGCGACATGAACGCCGTGCTGCGAAAGATCAAGGAGGTCGGCGCGACCGCCGTCGTGCTCGGCTTGCCGCTACGTACCGACGGCAAACCGTCGCCGACCGCCGATCGCGTGAAGTCCTTCGGCCTCGAACTCGCTCGGCGCGGCGTGACCGTTCACTATCAAGACGAGCGTTTCACGACGCGGCGAGCCCGCGAATCGGGCGCGACCGACTTGGACGAGGCGGCGGCCGTGCAGATCCTCGAGTTGTTCTTGCTGGGCTTGTCGGCGCCTCACTCCCCCTCGCTCGAAGCGCGAGAGGGGGTGTGA
- a CDS encoding DMT family transporter: MSSSASASSSSPLVGIGWALLSAFAFSTLGIFAKLAPSVGLTSETLLTWRFGIAALALFTLGFGRGVAWRERLVMLAFGPIYTLQTALYFAALSRISAGTAALLLYLAPAFVVVYAWMLGRRPGAAQVGAVALTLVGLAVVIGLPSDSDRGASGLLLGVLTAMCYGAYLLGSERYLGRLAPFTVTAHVALGATVGFGLLGAAQGRLDVPSSLEAWGVVVACVIFPTLLALPSLFAAISRLGAARASIIATTEPVWTAVLAALVLGEAWGTGLLVGGALILLGAVLAQCPGRAR, translated from the coding sequence ATGTCTTCGTCCGCGTCCGCGTCGTCTTCGAGTCCTCTCGTGGGAATCGGGTGGGCGCTGCTTTCAGCGTTCGCCTTCTCGACCTTGGGGATCTTCGCGAAGCTCGCGCCGTCCGTGGGCCTCACCTCGGAGACGCTGCTGACGTGGCGCTTCGGTATCGCGGCCTTGGCGCTGTTCACGCTGGGATTTGGGCGTGGCGTGGCGTGGCGCGAACGACTCGTGATGTTGGCGTTCGGGCCGATTTACACGCTTCAAACGGCGCTTTACTTCGCGGCGTTGTCGCGCATCTCGGCGGGAACGGCGGCCTTGCTGCTGTATCTCGCTCCGGCGTTCGTGGTGGTGTACGCGTGGATGCTGGGGCGCCGTCCGGGAGCGGCGCAAGTCGGCGCGGTGGCGTTGACGCTCGTGGGATTGGCCGTGGTGATCGGTCTGCCGAGCGATTCGGACCGTGGCGCGAGCGGACTGCTGCTGGGCGTGCTGACGGCGATGTGCTACGGAGCTTACCTGCTGGGCAGCGAACGCTATTTGGGGCGCCTCGCGCCGTTCACGGTGACGGCGCACGTGGCGCTGGGAGCGACCGTGGGATTCGGGCTGTTGGGAGCGGCGCAGGGACGCCTCGACGTGCCGAGCAGCCTGGAAGCTTGGGGAGTCGTGGTGGCGTGCGTGATCTTCCCGACGCTGTTGGCGCTGCCGTCTTTGTTCGCGGCCATTTCACGTCTCGGCGCGGCGCGAGCGTCGATCATCGCGACGACGGAGCCGGTGTGGACGGCGGTGCTGGCGGCGCTCGTGTTGGGCGAGGCGTGGGGTACGGGTCTGTTGGTGGGCGGAGCGTTGATTTTGCTGGGCGCGGTCTTGGCGCAGTGTCCGGGCCGCGCGAGGTGA
- a CDS encoding esterase/lipase family protein, with protein MPRPTNILLASALLALTAMRAPAQTLAPDYVFAHGLSNSCETFFGSNGTNGVCTTADPSTLVARIKSGANAAVNVSGRTIETKAIGVADQAQQLAQDLVSERPKIIVGHSQGVIRSRYALQVLKGQTRGVRGLISISGPNGGAPIVTNAPAFARRVLSDLTTSGLLQVAVNAQPAYNTMASIANALREKSLPFFYDAINSPQNAFDAIMRAANVNITDPGFTDLAPGSALLTQLSNQSCRWTFNLGTTNQFTYICSPTDGPKLDASVAVASIRGKNNLLFGGLLNADKKPLLDTANAAIRAYSYTMQAPCRLSFNLYRAACDSMEATWRLLSVTENVEQAFERDIIGAEGASAGDGVVPLWSQSVHGSSPYIGGTPVTSPDGTQNFDIDSASHGGENAILGKIDTFYKVRQIQEAMGMTVSR; from the coding sequence ATGCCCCGACCGACGAACATCCTCCTCGCGAGCGCCCTGCTCGCCCTCACCGCCATGCGCGCCCCCGCGCAGACCCTCGCACCCGACTACGTCTTCGCGCACGGCCTGAGCAACTCCTGCGAAACCTTCTTCGGCTCCAACGGCACGAACGGCGTGTGCACCACGGCGGACCCGAGCACCCTCGTCGCTCGCATCAAGAGCGGCGCGAACGCCGCCGTGAACGTCAGCGGACGGACCATCGAGACGAAGGCGATCGGCGTCGCCGACCAAGCGCAACAACTCGCGCAAGACCTCGTCTCCGAGCGCCCGAAAATCATCGTCGGACACAGCCAAGGCGTGATCCGCTCGCGTTACGCCCTGCAAGTCCTCAAAGGGCAGACGCGCGGCGTACGCGGCCTCATCAGCATCTCCGGCCCGAACGGCGGCGCGCCCATCGTCACGAACGCGCCCGCGTTCGCACGCCGCGTCCTGTCCGACCTCACCACGTCCGGATTGCTGCAAGTCGCCGTGAACGCTCAACCCGCGTACAACACCATGGCGAGCATCGCGAACGCCCTTCGTGAAAAGTCGTTGCCGTTCTTCTACGACGCCATCAACTCTCCTCAAAACGCGTTCGACGCTATCATGCGCGCCGCGAACGTGAACATCACAGATCCCGGCTTCACGGACCTCGCTCCCGGCAGCGCCCTTTTGACGCAACTCTCCAACCAGTCATGCCGCTGGACGTTCAACTTGGGGACCACGAATCAATTCACGTACATCTGCTCGCCGACGGACGGGCCGAAGCTGGACGCGTCGGTCGCCGTCGCGAGCATTCGAGGCAAGAACAACCTCCTCTTCGGCGGCTTGTTGAACGCCGACAAGAAGCCTTTGCTCGACACCGCGAACGCCGCCATTCGCGCCTACTCGTACACCATGCAGGCGCCGTGCCGCCTCTCGTTCAACCTCTACCGCGCCGCTTGCGACTCCATGGAAGCCACGTGGCGTCTCCTGTCCGTCACCGAGAACGTCGAGCAAGCCTTCGAGCGCGACATCATCGGCGCTGAGGGCGCCTCCGCCGGGGACGGCGTCGTTCCCCTGTGGTCTCAGAGTGTTCACGGCAGCAGTCCATATATTGGCGGGACGCCCGTCACGTCACCGGACGGAACACAGAACTTCGATATCGACTCTGCCTCGCACGGCGGCGAGAATGCCATCCTCGGCAAGATCGACACGTTTTATAAAGTTCGTCAAATCCAAGAGGCAATGGGAATGACGGTATCACGCTGA
- a CDS encoding secondary thiamine-phosphate synthase enzyme YjbQ produces the protein MPWFQTTLTLPAKSRGVHLVTRDVLAALPELSTVRVGLLHVFLRHTSASLALNENASPDVRRDLERFLTRLVPDGTSSFEHQLEGPDDMPAHVKAVLIGDSLTLPITNGRLGLGTWQGLYLCEHRDDGGPRTLVLTAHGETS, from the coding sequence ATGCCGTGGTTTCAGACGACCCTGACCTTGCCCGCCAAGTCGCGCGGCGTGCATCTCGTCACACGCGACGTCCTCGCCGCCCTTCCCGAACTGAGCACCGTGCGCGTCGGTCTGCTGCACGTCTTTCTGCGTCACACGTCCGCCTCCCTCGCCCTCAACGAGAACGCCTCACCCGACGTTCGACGCGACCTCGAACGCTTTCTCACGCGGCTCGTGCCCGACGGCACGTCGTCCTTCGAACACCAACTCGAAGGTCCCGACGACATGCCCGCGCACGTCAAAGCCGTCCTGATCGGCGACAGTCTCACCTTGCCGATCACGAACGGCCGCCTCGGGCTCGGCACGTGGCAAGGTCTCTACCTGTGCGAGCACCGCGACGACGGCGGACCGCGCACGCTCGTCCTCACCGCACACGGCGAGACGAGCTGA
- a CDS encoding peptidylprolyl isomerase, which yields MTAPSDLYIPDGYQLTPFLSESRKTQFGEAPELGDGIEPGKQYLAVFETNKGRLVIKLYADETPVTVNNFVYLIRHRYYDGIVFHRVIQDFMAQTGDPTGTGRGGPGYRFEDEFARGLRHDKKGVLSMANAGPNTNGSQIFITFVPTPHLDGRHTVFGEVVEGLDVLDRITRIQPGYPGTPDRIEQAYVVEK from the coding sequence ATGACCGCTCCGAGTGACCTGTACATCCCTGACGGCTACCAGCTGACGCCCTTCCTCAGCGAGTCGCGCAAAACGCAGTTCGGCGAGGCGCCCGAACTCGGCGACGGCATCGAGCCCGGCAAGCAGTACCTCGCCGTGTTCGAAACGAACAAAGGCCGCCTCGTCATCAAGCTGTATGCCGACGAGACCCCGGTCACCGTCAACAATTTCGTGTACCTCATTCGCCACCGCTACTACGACGGCATCGTCTTCCACCGCGTCATTCAAGACTTCATGGCGCAAACGGGCGATCCGACCGGCACGGGACGCGGCGGACCCGGCTACCGCTTCGAAGACGAGTTCGCACGCGGACTGCGCCACGACAAGAAAGGCGTCCTGTCCATGGCGAACGCCGGACCGAACACCAACGGCAGCCAGATCTTCATCACCTTCGTTCCCACGCCGCACCTCGACGGCCGTCACACGGTCTTCGGCGAGGTCGTCGAAGGCCTCGACGTCCTCGACCGCATCACCCGCATCCAACCCGGCTACCCCGGCACGCCCGACCGCATCGAGCAAGCCTACGTCGTCGAGAAGTAA
- a CDS encoding universal stress protein, with amino-acid sequence MTQTTFQRILVPIDFSPSAARALTLARTSFPGAQVKLLHVVDARAVSVTDYSTGGVAPVAPPVETLREEGRTDVALLQSLAEPGEEYEVLAGEPVSGILNVADRWNADLIVMGTHGRTGLAHFFAGSVTERMVRESPIPVLTVRV; translated from the coding sequence ATGACGCAGACGACTTTTCAGCGTATCCTCGTCCCGATCGACTTTTCGCCGAGCGCGGCACGGGCTCTGACGCTCGCCCGCACGTCCTTTCCGGGCGCGCAGGTCAAGTTGCTGCACGTCGTGGACGCCCGCGCGGTTTCGGTAACGGACTATTCCACGGGCGGCGTCGCGCCCGTCGCGCCGCCCGTGGAGACGCTGCGCGAGGAGGGCCGCACGGACGTCGCGCTGTTGCAGTCGCTCGCCGAGCCGGGCGAGGAGTACGAGGTGCTCGCGGGCGAGCCCGTGTCGGGCATTTTGAACGTCGCGGACCGCTGGAACGCCGACCTCATCGTGATGGGCACGCACGGTCGCACGGGCCTCGCGCACTTCTTCGCGGGCAGCGTGACCGAGCGGATGGTGCGAGAGTCGCCGATTCCGGTGCTGACCGTGCGCGTCTGA
- a CDS encoding PQQ-binding-like beta-propeller repeat protein, with the protein MDKGLALLALSLLLGGCSTTQTQLPQQEYNYPALTAIDRDNRISAYGGTIASHDFLVSNANTSEIIPPELKSTDGIVFDRRTRQVVKSYPYSLNSNNALIVDDHLVSDDDKSNLVVTDLTTLRETVTPLSSLGDFFIQTGSTEQSFVDGDNVYMVFINLLAKYDKKTLLTSAAPQPIWARDNGFRRPKDSTGYVNGVAFDRNTKELFYTTREPFAGDDRYYNTWLFRLDENGKEISRFKIAEHLPPTLAFSKIAIEAGTVYVAIGGMKIQKYDLQGKLLWETPNVRCPGQETNVVSGLFRHGSTLLLMPDGDGCFFAFDTLTGKLKWAFESPNQLSFANRPLVLNGVVYAANGYMWALDLETGKILAMSQKNATTQGTTGTPAYDSSTNQIVLWGRELQFYKPLR; encoded by the coding sequence ATGGACAAGGGACTGGCCCTTTTGGCACTATCCTTGCTGCTCGGCGGCTGCTCGACTACGCAGACCCAGCTTCCCCAGCAGGAATACAATTACCCGGCACTTACGGCCATAGATCGCGACAACCGAATCTCGGCCTACGGAGGCACAATCGCTTCCCACGATTTTCTGGTCTCGAATGCCAATACGTCCGAAATCATTCCGCCTGAACTCAAAAGTACCGACGGAATAGTATTCGATCGCCGTACGAGGCAAGTCGTCAAGTCCTACCCGTACAGCCTCAACTCCAATAACGCGCTGATCGTCGACGACCACCTCGTCAGTGACGACGACAAGTCGAATCTCGTCGTCACCGACTTGACGACGCTGCGAGAGACGGTCACACCGCTCTCTTCGCTCGGCGACTTCTTTATCCAGACAGGCTCGACCGAGCAGTCGTTCGTGGATGGCGACAACGTCTACATGGTGTTCATCAACCTGCTGGCGAAGTACGACAAGAAGACGCTGCTGACCAGCGCAGCCCCTCAACCTATTTGGGCGCGGGACAACGGCTTTCGCCGACCGAAAGACTCGACGGGCTACGTCAACGGCGTCGCGTTCGATCGGAACACGAAAGAGTTGTTCTACACGACCCGAGAGCCGTTCGCGGGTGACGATCGCTACTACAACACGTGGCTCTTCCGACTCGACGAGAACGGCAAGGAGATCAGTCGCTTCAAGATTGCCGAGCACCTTCCGCCGACCTTGGCATTCTCGAAGATCGCGATCGAAGCTGGAACAGTTTACGTGGCCATCGGCGGGATGAAGATCCAGAAGTACGACCTTCAAGGCAAGCTCTTGTGGGAAACGCCCAACGTTCGATGCCCAGGGCAAGAAACTAACGTCGTCAGCGGTCTTTTCCGCCATGGAAGTACGCTGCTCCTCATGCCCGACGGTGACGGGTGCTTCTTCGCGTTCGACACTCTCACCGGGAAGCTCAAGTGGGCGTTCGAATCGCCGAATCAACTGTCGTTCGCGAACCGACCGCTCGTGCTCAACGGCGTGGTGTACGCGGCGAACGGCTATATGTGGGCTTTGGACCTCGAAACGGGAAAAATCCTGGCGATGTCACAGAAGAACGCGACGACGCAAGGCACGACGGGCACGCCCGCGTACGACTCCTCGACGAACCAGATCGTCTTGTGGGGCCGCGAGTTGCAGTTCTATAAGCCACTGCGGTGA
- a CDS encoding metalloenzyme domain protein: protein MALIWLALDGVGHPADAPLGSPWEADLPTLRPFVEEGQPLDATLGVPGLPQSATGQTTWLTGENAVEVMGEHFGPRPGPTLRPLLERALPARLAKAGARVELLNFFPPAYFQRSRFQHGCFPLSVLLAGRTLDPPGFPLVPPTLGLDFEAPWRPSNLLDDVRREGERVALASGEADLLILDLWFSDLLGHAGRPVPNEALDAAGRAYLGRLDAFLSGLLSKGASVVLSSDHGNFENLRVKTHTLARVPFASTRSLPACHDIVDGGRAVAALLGV from the coding sequence ATGGCTTTGATCTGGCTTGCCCTCGACGGCGTCGGGCACCCGGCGGACGCGCCTCTCGGCAGTCCTTGGGAAGCGGACTTGCCGACGCTTCGCCCGTTCGTGGAGGAAGGGCAACCGCTCGACGCGACGCTGGGCGTGCCGGGCTTGCCGCAGTCGGCGACGGGACAGACGACGTGGCTGACGGGCGAGAACGCCGTCGAGGTGATGGGAGAGCACTTCGGGCCGAGGCCGGGTCCGACGTTGCGGCCACTCTTGGAGCGCGCGTTGCCCGCGCGGCTCGCAAAGGCGGGGGCGCGCGTGGAGTTGTTGAACTTCTTTCCCCCGGCGTACTTTCAGCGTTCACGATTTCAGCACGGGTGCTTTCCTTTGAGTGTGCTGCTGGCGGGACGAACGCTCGATCCGCCGGGGTTCCCGCTCGTGCCGCCGACCCTGGGGTTGGACTTCGAGGCGCCGTGGCGACCGTCGAACCTGCTCGACGACGTGCGGCGCGAAGGAGAGCGGGTGGCGCTGGCTTCCGGCGAAGCGGACTTGTTGATTCTCGACTTGTGGTTCTCGGACTTGCTGGGGCACGCCGGAAGGCCCGTGCCGAACGAGGCGCTCGACGCGGCAGGCCGAGCGTACCTCGGACGGCTCGACGCCTTCTTGTCGGGCTTGCTCTCGAAGGGCGCGTCGGTGGTGCTGTCGTCCGATCATGGAAACTTCGAGAATCTGCGCGTCAAGACCCACACCTTGGCCCGCGTGCCCTTCGCGAGCACCCGTTCGCTGCCCGCGTGCCATGACATCGTCGACGGCGGGCGAGCGGTCGCCGCCTTGCTCGGCGTCTAG
- a CDS encoding long-chain fatty acid--CoA ligase, translated as MQSTMMDVPLTLPYVMERVQRYFPHKTVTTLLPVGMDAEGKPIAGKHKYTYGDMVLRAKQLANALMDAGVKPGDRVATIGTNTYRHLEAYFAIPCVGAVLHTVNIRLHPEQIVYIVNHAQDKILLIDNVLARLLPAILPHCPTLEKVVVMGPVPQAMPGVTDYDTWISDYPNTLTYPEIDEKSAAGMCYTSGTTGNPKGVVYSHRSIVLHSLGMTHSTGFHVGEVDTAYPIVPMFHVMAWGMPWASPMVGANSVFSSVFSDGASIARLMQEEGVTMTAGVPTIWMGLLQELERAIKEGHPYDLRKLKQLVVGGSAAPEGMIRAFDALGLNIVHAWGMTETSPFGTVSRVPVGMDPRSEEGYAIRAKQGRVPPLVDVRLVNESGQDVPHDGKTMGRLLIRGNWISGGYYGDEEASKKAVVHLEGPMGDEAWFDTGDISTIDALGYMSIQDRAKDLVKSGGEWISSVDLENALMGHPAVAQAAVIAVAHEKWDERPLAVIVRKPGADVTAEELRAHLEPKFAKWWMPDAFEFVDSIPIGSTGKFMKRELREKFKDYALPVEV; from the coding sequence ATGCAAAGCACCATGATGGACGTGCCCCTCACCCTGCCTTACGTGATGGAGCGCGTGCAGCGCTACTTTCCGCACAAGACCGTGACGACGCTGCTGCCCGTCGGGATGGACGCGGAAGGCAAGCCGATCGCCGGCAAGCACAAGTACACGTACGGCGACATGGTGTTGCGCGCCAAGCAACTCGCGAACGCCTTGATGGACGCGGGTGTGAAGCCCGGCGACCGCGTGGCGACCATCGGAACGAACACGTACCGTCACTTGGAGGCTTACTTCGCTATTCCGTGTGTCGGGGCGGTGCTTCACACCGTCAACATCCGCTTGCACCCCGAGCAGATCGTGTACATCGTGAACCACGCGCAGGACAAGATCCTCTTGATCGACAACGTCCTCGCGCGGCTCCTTCCGGCGATCTTGCCGCACTGCCCCACGTTGGAGAAGGTCGTGGTGATGGGGCCGGTGCCCCAGGCGATGCCGGGCGTCACGGATTACGACACGTGGATCTCGGACTACCCGAACACGTTGACGTACCCCGAGATCGACGAGAAGTCGGCGGCGGGCATGTGCTACACGTCGGGTACGACGGGCAATCCGAAGGGCGTGGTGTACTCGCACCGCTCGATCGTGCTGCACAGCCTCGGCATGACGCACTCCACGGGCTTCCACGTCGGTGAGGTGGACACGGCGTACCCGATCGTGCCGATGTTTCACGTCATGGCGTGGGGCATGCCGTGGGCGTCGCCGATGGTGGGAGCGAACTCGGTGTTTTCGTCGGTGTTCAGCGACGGGGCCAGCATCGCGAGGCTCATGCAAGAAGAAGGCGTCACGATGACGGCGGGCGTTCCGACGATTTGGATGGGCTTGCTGCAGGAACTGGAGCGCGCCATCAAGGAGGGGCATCCGTACGACCTGCGCAAACTCAAGCAACTCGTGGTGGGCGGAAGCGCCGCGCCCGAAGGCATGATTCGCGCGTTCGACGCGCTGGGACTCAACATCGTGCACGCGTGGGGCATGACGGAGACGAGTCCGTTCGGAACGGTGTCGCGCGTGCCTGTCGGGATGGATCCGCGCAGCGAGGAAGGGTACGCGATTCGCGCGAAGCAGGGCCGCGTGCCGCCCCTCGTGGACGTTCGCCTCGTGAACGAGTCGGGCCAGGACGTGCCGCACGACGGCAAGACGATGGGCCGCCTGCTCATTCGCGGCAATTGGATCAGCGGCGGTTACTACGGCGACGAGGAAGCTTCGAAGAAGGCCGTGGTGCACCTCGAGGGGCCGATGGGCGACGAGGCCTGGTTCGACACGGGCGATATCTCCACCATCGACGCGTTGGGGTACATGAGCATTCAGGACCGCGCGAAGGACCTCGTGAAGTCGGGCGGTGAGTGGATCTCCTCAGTGGACCTCGAGAACGCTTTGATGGGTCATCCGGCGGTCGCGCAAGCGGCGGTCATCGCCGTCGCGCACGAGAAGTGGGACGAGCGTCCGCTCGCCGTGATCGTGAGGAAGCCAGGCGCGGACGTTACGGCAGAGGAACTTCGCGCGCACCTGGAGCCGAAGTTCGCGAAGTGGTGGATGCCCGACGCCTTCGAGTTCGTCGACAGCATTCCCATCGGCTCGACGGGCAAGTTCATGAAGCGCGAATTGCGCGAGAAGTTCAAGGACTACGCCCTCCCGGTCGAAGTTTGA
- a CDS encoding exonuclease domain-containing protein has translation MAKIVFVDTETGGSRPETHSLLTIGLVTLNTRSLDVTTPLLIRVKHEVYHVNAEAMEVNGIDLKEHHALAVAPEEAAEAVRVYLRGDKGRRVMIGGHNVAFDERFLRALVPDWRSLVLGATVDTKATAQFLLHAGALSNVGGTRLEDLAARFDIPLRPHDALEDAVATARVYAAFLELLRSSAVAGG, from the coding sequence GTGGCGAAAATCGTCTTCGTGGACACCGAGACGGGTGGAAGCCGACCGGAGACGCACTCGCTGCTCACGATCGGCCTCGTCACGCTCAACACGCGCTCGCTGGACGTGACGACCCCTTTGCTGATTCGCGTGAAGCACGAGGTGTACCACGTGAACGCCGAGGCGATGGAGGTCAACGGCATCGACTTGAAAGAGCACCACGCGCTCGCGGTCGCGCCGGAGGAAGCGGCGGAAGCGGTTCGTGTCTATCTGCGGGGCGACAAGGGAAGGCGCGTGATGATCGGCGGCCACAACGTGGCGTTCGACGAGCGGTTCTTGCGCGCCCTCGTGCCCGACTGGCGCTCGCTCGTCTTGGGCGCGACGGTCGACACGAAGGCGACCGCGCAGTTCCTGCTGCACGCGGGCGCCTTGTCGAACGTCGGCGGTACGCGCCTCGAAGACCTCGCGGCGCGCTTCGACATTCCTCTGCGTCCGCACGACGCGCTCGAGGACGCCGTCGCGACGGCGCGCGTGTACGCGGCGTTTCTCGAGCTCCTTCGTTCGTCCGCCGTCGCGGGCGGGTGA
- a CDS encoding 23S rRNA (pseudouridine(1915)-N(3))-methyltransferase RlmH, protein MKLHFVTVGEPKLPFAKSGWDEYYGRLGRYHKPRVTRVPNSTPDKEGAAILRATGTTPLVALDPRGRQMTSEELASFLDRLAVSGVGDLAFCVGGPDGLTNEVRGKAHTLWSLSNLTLPHDLAMIVLLEAVYRAATISANEPYHR, encoded by the coding sequence GTGAAGCTTCATTTCGTCACCGTCGGCGAGCCGAAACTGCCCTTCGCGAAAAGCGGCTGGGACGAGTACTACGGTCGCCTCGGCCGCTACCACAAGCCGCGCGTCACCCGCGTGCCGAACAGCACGCCCGACAAGGAAGGCGCGGCGATCTTGCGCGCGACCGGAACGACGCCGCTCGTCGCGCTCGATCCGCGCGGACGACAAATGACGTCCGAGGAGCTCGCCTCCTTCCTCGACCGACTCGCCGTGAGCGGCGTCGGCGACCTCGCCTTTTGCGTCGGCGGTCCGGACGGCCTCACGAACGAAGTGCGCGGCAAGGCGCACACCCTCTGGAGCTTGTCGAACCTCACCTTGCCGCACGACCTCGCGATGATCGTGCTGCTCGAAGCCGTGTACCGCGCCGCGACGATCAGCGCGAACGAGCCGTACCACCGCTGA